The window GATTCGATCTGTAATAAATCCTTAGTAAGTACGTTACCTCTTTATAAATCATCAAAATTATACCATGGAAAGACCTTCTGTTTTTGAGCGCTTGAACAATTGGGCCAAAAGATCGGTAACACTTAAACTTATTTCAATAGGGGTTCTTATTTTAATTCTACTCATCCCTACTTCTATGCTTACTTCGTTAATCTATGAGCGGCAAAGTTTACGCGATAGTGCAATTGATGAGGTCAGCTCCAAGTGGGGCAATGCTCAAACCTTTGGAGGTCCGGTACTTTCCATTCCCTACACTACAATTATTAAAGATGATAAAGGCCAGTCTGAAACCGTGATCCGTTATGCCCATTTTTTACCTGACCAGATAAAAATTACCGGTACAGTAACCCCTGAAAAACGTTACCGTGGAATATATGTTGTGGTATTGTATTCGACCAAACTGCATGTCACAGGAAAATTCAGTTCCCCCGATATTAAAGCACTGAATATACCGGAAAGCAGCTGCCTGTTCAATGACGCGTCAATATCCCTTGGCATTCCTGATATGAAAGGGATCAATGAAGCCATTACCTTCAGAATGAATGACACTTCTTATTCATTTAATCCCGGGCTACCGACACATGACATCTTTACATCCGGAGCGAGTTTCGGATTCGAACTTCTAAAACAGGGAACGTATGCTTTCGACTTCGATGTTAACCTGAACGGAAGCACTTCACTGAGCTTTCTGCCATTCGGAAAAGAAACAACCGTTTCATTACATTCAAACTGGGACAGCCCAAAGTTTGAAGGCGCGTTTCTGCCCGATACACGGGAAGTAAGCACACAGGGGTTTACAGCTGATTGGAAAGTTCTGCAGCTTAACCGCAATTATCCGCAGCAGGGCTTAGGCTCTTTCATTTCTCCTGTTACAAATGAATATCAAACCCCTTCCGATTATTCTTCGGCCTCATTCGGGGTCAGGCTGTTATTGCCTATTGATGAATACCAAAAGGCCATGCGTTCGGTAAAATATTGTATCATATTCATTATTATAACTTTCCTTACGTTCTTTTTTGTAGAGGTATTAAACAAAAAGCGCATCCACCCGATCCAGTATTTATTAGTAGGTTTCGCTGTCTGTTTATTCTATGTGTTGTTACTTTCCATTTCCGAACATTTGAAATTTGATTCCGCTTATCTAATAGGATGCATAAGCATTCTCGCACTGATCACTTTTTACGCTAAAAATGTCTTCAAAAACAACAAACTTACGGTTATATTCAGCGCTTTGCTCGCTTTGCTTTATGGGTTCTTTTACTCTTTAATGCAACTGGAAGATTATTCCCTTTTACTCGGAAGCTCAGGGTTATTTATAATTCTTGCCACAATCATGTACCTGACCCGTAAGGTTGATTGGTATGGAATAAGTTCGGGATCAGAACCGGAAGGCTAAATAACGTGAGCTATGGATTAGGCAAATCCTAATTTTTTAGCAAAAATCGAGGGCAACTTTTCTAA of the Bacteroidota bacterium genome contains:
- the creD gene encoding cell envelope integrity protein CreD yields the protein MERPSVFERLNNWAKRSVTLKLISIGVLILILLIPTSMLTSLIYERQSLRDSAIDEVSSKWGNAQTFGGPVLSIPYTTIIKDDKGQSETVIRYAHFLPDQIKITGTVTPEKRYRGIYVVVLYSTKLHVTGKFSSPDIKALNIPESSCLFNDASISLGIPDMKGINEAITFRMNDTSYSFNPGLPTHDIFTSGASFGFELLKQGTYAFDFDVNLNGSTSLSFLPFGKETTVSLHSNWDSPKFEGAFLPDTREVSTQGFTADWKVLQLNRNYPQQGLGSFISPVTNEYQTPSDYSSASFGVRLLLPIDEYQKAMRSVKYCIIFIIITFLTFFFVEVLNKKRIHPIQYLLVGFAVCLFYVLLLSISEHLKFDSAYLIGCISILALITFYAKNVFKNNKLTVIFSALLALLYGFFYSLMQLEDYSLLLGSSGLFIILATIMYLTRKVDWYGISSGSEPEG